One region of Halohasta litchfieldiae genomic DNA includes:
- a CDS encoding phytoene desaturase family protein, which yields MVTASGDDSDEHGGNEGRYDGDLSVVDDEDIVIIGSGFGGLSTACYLADAGANVTVVEKNEQLGGRASQLEMDGFTFDMGPSWYLMPDVFERFFGHFGKQPDDYYSLSRLDPHYRIFFKDGDQVDLLPHVEANKELFESYEPGAGEALDRYLDKSQYTYEVGMEHFVYEDRPRLRDYIDLDVMRYSWGLSLLGKMQGHVESYFEHPKLQQIMQYTLVFLGGAPTNTPALYNLMSHVDFNMGVYYPDGGMGAVVDGIVELAEELGVDFVTDQPVTEIAGRKGAFAVRTEHGEEYLADRVVSNADYAHTEQEMLPPEKRQYDADYWDSRTYAPSAFLLYLGVEGDVDELAHHSLVLPTDWSNHFETIFDTPAWPDDPAYYLCVPSKTDDSVAPEGHSNLFALVPIAAGLEDTPELRETFRDLVLDDIADNTGVDLRDRIVAEKTFCVNDFTDRYNSMQGTALGMAHTLRQTSLFRPSRKSSKVDGLYFTGSYTTPGIGVPMCLISGQLTADAVAE from the coding sequence ATGGTCACCGCCTCAGGAGACGACAGCGACGAACACGGCGGTAACGAAGGACGATACGATGGCGACCTCTCGGTGGTCGACGACGAGGATATCGTCATCATCGGCAGCGGCTTCGGTGGGTTGTCGACGGCCTGCTATCTCGCCGACGCTGGCGCGAACGTGACGGTCGTCGAGAAAAACGAACAGTTGGGTGGCCGCGCGAGCCAACTGGAGATGGACGGGTTCACCTTCGATATGGGACCGTCGTGGTATCTGATGCCCGACGTCTTCGAGCGGTTCTTCGGTCATTTCGGCAAGCAGCCAGACGACTACTACAGCCTTTCGCGGCTCGATCCCCATTACCGGATTTTCTTCAAAGACGGCGATCAGGTCGACCTCCTACCGCATGTCGAGGCCAACAAGGAGCTGTTCGAGAGCTATGAACCCGGCGCAGGAGAGGCGCTTGATCGGTATCTCGACAAATCCCAGTACACCTACGAGGTCGGCATGGAACACTTCGTCTACGAGGACCGCCCCCGACTACGGGACTACATCGACCTTGACGTAATGCGCTACTCGTGGGGACTCTCCTTGCTCGGCAAGATGCAGGGCCACGTCGAGAGCTACTTCGAACACCCGAAACTCCAGCAGATCATGCAGTACACCCTCGTTTTCTTGGGTGGTGCGCCAACCAACACGCCCGCGCTCTACAACCTGATGAGCCACGTCGACTTCAACATGGGCGTCTACTACCCCGACGGCGGGATGGGGGCGGTTGTCGACGGCATCGTCGAACTCGCTGAGGAGTTGGGGGTCGACTTTGTTACCGACCAGCCAGTGACCGAAATCGCAGGCCGAAAGGGAGCCTTTGCGGTCCGAACCGAACACGGCGAAGAGTATCTCGCGGATCGGGTGGTCTCGAACGCGGACTACGCCCACACCGAGCAAGAAATGCTCCCACCCGAAAAACGGCAGTACGACGCCGACTACTGGGACTCTCGAACCTACGCGCCCTCTGCATTCCTGCTGTATTTGGGTGTCGAGGGCGATGTCGACGAACTGGCCCACCACAGCCTCGTTTTGCCAACCGACTGGAGCAACCATTTCGAGACGATTTTCGACACCCCAGCGTGGCCCGACGATCCGGCCTACTATCTCTGTGTCCCCTCGAAAACCGACGATTCGGTCGCCCCGGAGGGCCACAGCAACCTCTTTGCCCTCGTGCCGATTGCGGCTGGACTGGAGGACACCCCTGAGCTACGCGAAACCTTCCGTGATCTCGTTCTCGATGATATCGCCGACAACACGGGCGTCGACCTCCGAGATCGGATTGTTGCGGAAAAAACGTTCTGCGTGAACGATTTCACCGACCGCTACAACTCGATGCAGGGCACTGCGCTGGGCATGGCTCACACGCTTCGCCAGACCTCGCTGTTCCGTCCTTCGCGGAAGTCCTCGAAAGTAGACGGCCTCTACTTCACTGGATCGTATACGACCCCCGGTATCGGCGTTCCGATGTGTCTGATTAGTGGCCAACTAACTGCGGATGCCGTCGCGGAGTGA
- a CDS encoding MATE family efflux transporter, protein MIDLLGRLLGFVAALFERAGIIERSRLRETVDLAWPRVITGFAIMSKQTADLAMVGVVLGAPAVAGLAFAGAYWSVGKFVAIGVAGGTVSLVSQNYGSDEASRAALVVKQSIWIALGLSVPIVVGYVVFAPSLIGLLSGNEAAIGHGTTYLVVVAPALVFEFLNMIASRTYAGVSDTLTPMIVRAGGAIMNILLSGVLIFGFGFGVMGAALGTAVSTGLVTLVFSWGMFGRTYFGTGASPVALSMGGPQFDVGLMRQLVTVSTPLVARRLSEGLVVFPLLGIADSFGADAVAALEVGRRVRNLANSVTWGFSIAASTLVGQRLGRGEETEAGAFGREIIALSLVIYLFVAAGVAGLAEPIATVFVDDPAAVALTTSFVLVAAVSVIPLGVGGSATGVLRGAGDTRIPFYASLIGLYLCALPTAYLGLLTPLGVSALYIALVVETTVPAGISLWRFRTDRWKAVSRAYRPAAVDD, encoded by the coding sequence ATGATCGACCTGCTCGGCCGACTGCTCGGGTTCGTCGCCGCGCTGTTCGAACGAGCAGGGATTATCGAGCGCAGTCGACTCCGAGAGACGGTCGACCTCGCGTGGCCCCGCGTGATCACCGGCTTTGCGATCATGTCGAAACAGACCGCCGATCTCGCCATGGTTGGCGTCGTCTTGGGTGCGCCCGCCGTCGCAGGACTGGCGTTCGCCGGAGCCTACTGGTCGGTCGGCAAGTTCGTCGCTATCGGCGTGGCTGGGGGGACGGTCAGTCTCGTCTCACAGAACTACGGCAGTGACGAGGCCAGCCGGGCGGCACTGGTCGTCAAACAGAGCATTTGGATCGCCCTCGGCCTCTCGGTTCCGATTGTCGTCGGCTACGTCGTGTTTGCCCCATCGCTGATCGGTCTCCTGAGTGGGAATGAAGCGGCTATCGGCCACGGCACGACCTATCTCGTGGTCGTCGCGCCCGCACTCGTCTTTGAGTTCCTGAACATGATCGCCAGCCGGACCTACGCTGGCGTCAGCGACACGCTCACGCCGATGATCGTTCGCGCTGGCGGCGCGATAATGAACATCCTGCTGAGCGGGGTCCTCATCTTCGGCTTCGGGTTCGGTGTCATGGGAGCCGCCCTCGGTACGGCGGTCTCGACCGGACTCGTCACGCTCGTCTTCTCATGGGGGATGTTCGGCCGAACGTATTTCGGAACCGGAGCAAGCCCGGTCGCGCTCTCGATGGGCGGGCCGCAGTTCGATGTCGGGTTGATGCGCCAGTTGGTAACGGTGTCGACGCCGTTGGTCGCCCGCCGATTGTCCGAGGGACTGGTCGTCTTCCCGCTGTTGGGGATCGCCGACAGCTTCGGTGCCGACGCGGTGGCCGCCCTCGAAGTCGGCAGGCGAGTCCGAAACCTCGCCAACAGCGTGACGTGGGGGTTTTCGATTGCCGCGAGCACACTGGTTGGCCAGCGACTCGGCCGCGGCGAGGAGACCGAAGCAGGAGCCTTCGGCCGAGAGATTATCGCGCTCTCGCTGGTGATCTATCTGTTCGTCGCCGCCGGTGTCGCGGGCTTGGCCGAACCGATTGCGACTGTCTTCGTCGACGATCCGGCCGCAGTCGCGCTGACGACGAGTTTCGTACTCGTCGCGGCGGTAAGCGTGATCCCGCTCGGCGTCGGCGGCTCGGCGACTGGCGTGCTCCGCGGTGCGGGCGATACCCGAATCCCCTTTTATGCCTCCCTTATCGGTCTCTATCTCTGTGCGCTGCCGACAGCGTATTTGGGACTCCTGACGCCGCTGGGCGTCTCGGCGTTGTATATCGCACTCGTCGTTGAGACGACCGTTCCGGCGGGAATCTCTCTGTGGCGATTCCGCACTGACCGGTGGAAGGCGGTCAGTCGGGCCTACCGTCCGGCTGCGGTCGACGACTGA
- the thiM gene encoding hydroxyethylthiazole kinase, translated as MTKGSEVSTTALADSLSAIRETEPLVQHLTNRVTINDLANITLHWGALPVMADSPNDGPEMAQAAGAVLLNTGQLSESINEALLETGLAANERGIPVVLDPVGMGSTPSRNNLIKRLVADIDIAAIKGNYGEITALAGAEAEVKGVESVGDYEEIEATAQALAESTDTVVVASGEVDIVASSEAVYRVDSGHEMMGEVVGTGCMLGSSVATFCGSVDDPLTAALHATLAFGLVGEQADDLDYNGPASYNVNFLDTVWNFTPDVARGLDVDLVERVDHVD; from the coding sequence ATGACTAAGGGCTCAGAGGTCTCGACGACCGCGCTGGCCGATTCGTTGTCGGCCATCCGGGAGACCGAACCACTGGTCCAGCATCTCACCAACCGCGTGACGATCAACGATCTGGCCAACATTACCCTCCACTGGGGAGCGTTGCCGGTGATGGCTGACTCACCCAACGACGGCCCGGAAATGGCCCAAGCCGCCGGTGCAGTCCTACTTAATACGGGCCAGCTCAGCGAGTCGATCAACGAAGCCCTCCTCGAAACGGGGCTGGCGGCCAACGAGCGTGGCATTCCGGTCGTTCTCGATCCGGTCGGCATGGGGTCGACGCCGAGCCGAAACAACCTCATCAAACGGTTGGTGGCCGATATCGATATCGCGGCGATCAAAGGCAACTACGGCGAAATCACCGCGCTGGCTGGCGCGGAAGCCGAAGTCAAGGGCGTCGAATCGGTCGGCGACTACGAGGAGATTGAGGCGACCGCCCAAGCGCTCGCCGAGTCGACCGACACCGTCGTCGTCGCCTCCGGGGAGGTCGACATCGTCGCCTCCAGCGAGGCGGTCTACCGCGTCGACTCCGGCCACGAGATGATGGGCGAGGTCGTCGGCACGGGCTGTATGCTCGGCAGCAGCGTGGCGACGTTCTGTGGGAGCGTCGACGACCCCCTTACTGCGGCGCTACATGCAACGCTCGCCTTCGGGCTTGTCGGTGAACAGGCCGACGACCTCGACTACAACGGTCCGGCAAGCTACAACGTGAACTTCCTCGATACCGTCTGGAACTTCACGCCCGATGTGGCACGCGGGCTGGATGTCGACCTCGTCGAACGGGTCGATCACGTCGACTAA
- a CDS encoding prenyltransferase: MSSVTTDEQADSGLVDRLSYLVALSRPRFWFYLAGPVVVGVAVAATSVDELFGSTAVALFAYFLLPANVLLYGVNDIFDAEVDTENPKKDDKEVRWQGDRSVTAAVVLSGLLGVGLLGVTPPAAWPWLVGFLFLAVEYSAPPLRFKTTPLLDSVSNGLYILPGIAAYVVVAGGQPPALAVVGAWLWTMGMHTFSAIPDIEPDRQAGIRTTATALGERRTYGYVAGCWLAASLAFGLVDLRLGGLLAVYPVFVVWVTQSSVAVDRAYWWFPALNTAVGTLITLGALWQLVPVWEVLP; this comes from the coding sequence ATGTCATCTGTGACCACTGACGAACAGGCGGACTCGGGACTGGTCGACCGACTCAGCTATCTGGTAGCACTCTCGCGGCCACGCTTCTGGTTCTACCTCGCTGGCCCGGTGGTGGTCGGCGTCGCGGTCGCCGCAACCAGCGTCGACGAACTGTTTGGCTCGACCGCAGTCGCGCTGTTCGCGTACTTTCTGCTCCCCGCCAATGTGTTACTGTACGGTGTCAACGACATCTTCGACGCCGAGGTCGACACCGAGAATCCGAAAAAAGACGACAAAGAGGTTCGCTGGCAGGGCGACCGTAGCGTCACCGCAGCAGTTGTCCTCTCTGGGCTTCTCGGCGTTGGGTTGCTCGGAGTGACTCCACCTGCAGCGTGGCCGTGGCTAGTTGGGTTTCTGTTCCTCGCGGTCGAGTACAGCGCCCCACCGCTCCGATTTAAGACGACACCGCTCTTGGATTCGGTCTCCAATGGCCTGTATATCCTGCCGGGGATCGCTGCCTACGTGGTTGTCGCGGGAGGACAGCCACCCGCACTGGCCGTCGTCGGAGCGTGGCTCTGGACGATGGGGATGCACACGTTTTCGGCGATCCCCGACATCGAACCGGATCGACAGGCCGGTATCCGGACGACCGCTACTGCTCTCGGCGAACGACGGACCTACGGCTACGTCGCGGGCTGTTGGCTGGCCGCGTCGCTGGCATTCGGGCTGGTCGACCTACGACTCGGTGGCCTGCTCGCAGTGTACCCCGTGTTCGTTGTCTGGGTCACCCAGTCGTCGGTGGCCGTCGACCGAGCCTACTGGTGGTTTCCGGCGCTCAACACCGCCGTTGGCACCCTGATCACCCTCGGCGCGCTGTGGCAACTCGTCCCCGTCTGGGAGGTGCTGCCGTGA
- a CDS encoding diacylglycerol/lipid kinase family protein — translation MEPATTVDSVVVCNPESGTGDYLSTVRQQAAEHGYRVRKTERAGHAVDLAGEAVDAGATFIAAAGGDGTLNEVVRGIEAVGALDSVTVGVIPCGTGNNFARNIGITGIHQAFETFESGERRWVDLAFADGRPFVNSCVGGLTAEASAETSADLKRRFGTTAYVISTLRTVRSFESIRVSVEMYDDPHVAPVWSGDAVGVLIGNGRRFPPSGSEQANMEDGRFDVTLVRATGSVGLLRTVAAERLFNQHTPWTSRYTVSAVDISVADDQPVAFSLDGEIIRRTQLSLRLQPKTLRIAVGDGYEPAPT, via the coding sequence ATGGAACCCGCCACCACCGTCGACAGCGTCGTTGTGTGCAACCCCGAGAGCGGTACGGGCGACTATCTCTCGACAGTTCGGCAGCAGGCCGCCGAACACGGCTATCGGGTTCGTAAAACCGAGCGAGCGGGCCACGCGGTCGACCTCGCGGGCGAGGCCGTCGACGCCGGCGCGACGTTCATCGCTGCAGCCGGTGGGGACGGCACGCTCAACGAAGTCGTCCGGGGCATCGAGGCCGTAGGGGCCCTCGACAGCGTCACAGTTGGTGTCATCCCCTGTGGGACTGGCAACAATTTTGCACGAAACATCGGAATCACGGGAATCCACCAAGCCTTTGAGACCTTTGAGTCCGGCGAGCGCCGCTGGGTCGACCTCGCGTTCGCCGACGGTCGACCCTTCGTGAACTCCTGTGTCGGCGGTCTCACCGCGGAGGCGAGCGCGGAGACGAGCGCCGATCTGAAACGTCGGTTCGGGACCACGGCCTACGTGATTTCGACGCTGCGGACGGTTCGGAGCTTCGAGAGCATTCGGGTCAGTGTTGAGATGTACGACGATCCACATGTTGCCCCGGTTTGGTCCGGGGATGCCGTCGGCGTGCTGATCGGTAACGGTCGACGGTTTCCGCCGAGTGGCAGCGAGCAGGCGAACATGGAGGACGGACGGTTCGACGTCACCCTCGTCAGGGCAACCGGCTCGGTCGGGCTGTTGCGAACTGTCGCCGCCGAACGCCTATTTAACCAACACACACCCTGGACCTCCCGATACACGGTCTCGGCGGTCGACATCAGCGTCGCCGATGACCAACCGGTCGCGTTCAGTCTCGACGGCGAGATCATCCGCCGGACGCAGCTCTCGCTTCGTCTCCAGCCCAAGACACTCCGCATCGCTGTCGGTGACGGTTACGAGCCAGCCCCCACGTAG
- a CDS encoding SDR family NAD(P)-dependent oxidoreductase produces MDDRTAVITGGTRGIGRAVAETFVDAGARVVICGRETADIDETVDELNDTHTDPDEEARVSGLRTDVRDEYEVERLMEHAARRGSGIDIVVANAAVNHGTPGEMPTHEESYSRFDDTMRTNLRGVFATITEAVPHLAADGRVLVPSGGVAREAKAGMGAYAISKAGAEAVARSFSVDLDQPVCVVDPGLVATDLTGIEKARDPSDVAPMYLWAASEADPETINGEIVDLKLWKQSTR; encoded by the coding sequence ATGGACGACCGGACAGCAGTCATTACTGGTGGGACCCGAGGCATTGGACGCGCCGTCGCCGAGACGTTCGTCGACGCTGGTGCACGTGTCGTGATCTGTGGACGAGAGACTGCCGACATCGACGAGACGGTCGACGAACTGAACGATACACACACCGACCCAGATGAAGAAGCCCGCGTCTCGGGGCTCCGGACAGACGTTCGCGACGAGTACGAGGTCGAGCGGCTGATGGAACACGCCGCGCGGCGCGGCAGTGGTATCGACATCGTCGTCGCCAACGCGGCGGTCAACCACGGGACACCCGGCGAGATGCCGACCCACGAGGAGTCCTACAGCCGGTTCGACGACACGATGCGGACCAACCTCCGCGGCGTGTTTGCAACAATCACGGAGGCCGTGCCGCATCTCGCGGCTGATGGCCGCGTTCTAGTTCCCTCCGGTGGAGTTGCTCGGGAGGCAAAGGCCGGGATGGGTGCGTACGCGATCTCGAAAGCCGGTGCGGAGGCGGTGGCCCGCAGCTTTTCAGTCGACCTCGACCAGCCAGTGTGTGTCGTCGACCCCGGCCTCGTGGCGACTGATCTGACAGGCATCGAGAAGGCTCGCGATCCGAGCGACGTTGCACCGATGTACCTGTGGGCCGCCAGCGAGGCCGACCCCGAGACGATTAACGGCGAGATCGTCGACCTGAAACTGTGGAAGCAGTCGACGCGGTAG
- the thiE gene encoding thiamine phosphate synthase: MNPDQWRTYLVTQESLSEGRSTTEIVEAAIEGGVDAIQLREKDTDARTRYELGRELRELTAEADIDLIVNDRVDIARAIDADGVHLGQSDLPVSVAREQLGDDAIIGASVSTVSEARLAAITGADYLGVGAVYGTNSKVDAPTADDGLGVDELSNIVETVKIPVVAIGGITPNNAAAAIEAGATSVAAISAITAADDPAAATRELRAAVDSAMGDEVTAEDAVEADDD; encoded by the coding sequence ATGAATCCAGACCAGTGGCGAACCTATCTCGTCACACAGGAGTCGCTGTCGGAGGGTCGGTCAACAACCGAAATCGTTGAGGCAGCCATCGAGGGCGGCGTCGACGCCATTCAGCTCCGCGAGAAGGACACCGACGCCCGCACGCGCTACGAACTGGGTCGTGAACTCCGCGAACTCACAGCCGAAGCCGACATCGACCTGATCGTCAACGACCGCGTCGACATCGCCCGCGCCATCGATGCCGATGGCGTCCACCTCGGCCAATCTGACCTCCCCGTTTCAGTGGCCCGTGAGCAGTTGGGTGACGACGCCATCATCGGCGCGTCAGTGTCGACCGTCTCCGAGGCCCGATTGGCGGCGATCACCGGCGCGGACTATCTCGGTGTCGGAGCCGTCTACGGCACAAACTCGAAAGTCGACGCCCCGACAGCCGATGACGGACTCGGGGTCGACGAGCTCTCCAACATTGTCGAGACGGTCAAGATCCCGGTGGTCGCAATCGGTGGCATCACGCCCAACAACGCGGCGGCGGCCATAGAGGCCGGTGCGACCTCGGTCGCAGCCATTAGCGCGATCACTGCCGCCGACGATCCGGCGGCCGCCACCCGCGAGCTTCGAGCCGCAGTCGACAGTGCGATGGGTGACGAGGTAACGGCCGAAGATGCTGTCGAGGCCGACGATGACTAA